One genomic region from Granulimonas faecalis encodes:
- a CDS encoding 2-thiouracil desulfurase family protein yields MDILVSNCLLGAPCRYDGGAKPVDGVIGLCSRPGVTAHPVCPECAGGLPIPRPPAEIRDGRVCLESGQDVTDEFEAGARATLETARRVRPAFCVLKAKSPSCGRGRVYDGTFSGNLVAGDGIACDLLVKEGFFVTDEKTVERCHPTMEHPVAICLGSGLGSVARLVKPVRRIPYADIDGFPAGARPVAGHSFEATVGTLDGVPVVVYPGRVHLYQGYSVREVTSLVRHAHHLGCRDIVFAAAAGAIDGQAPLGLGLVSDQLNLTGQNPLVGDEALRGVDNAFVDMSDAYTPYLRQVAKAVAGDQGVELSEGVLAGISGPSFESPAEARAMALCGASYTAMSVVNEVVLAHALGMEVLGVTLSANKAGAPGVSHETVLSYAEGHGADFEALLRGVLTRL; encoded by the coding sequence ATGGACATCCTGGTGAGCAACTGTCTTCTTGGCGCCCCCTGTCGCTATGACGGGGGCGCCAAGCCCGTTGACGGGGTCATCGGGCTCTGCTCGCGCCCGGGCGTCACCGCGCACCCGGTGTGCCCGGAGTGCGCCGGGGGGCTGCCCATCCCGCGCCCGCCGGCCGAGATTCGCGACGGCCGCGTGTGCCTGGAGTCTGGCCAGGACGTCACCGATGAGTTCGAGGCCGGCGCCCGGGCCACGCTGGAGACGGCGCGGCGCGTGCGGCCGGCCTTTTGCGTGCTCAAGGCCAAGAGCCCCAGCTGCGGCAGGGGCCGTGTCTACGACGGCACGTTTTCCGGCAACCTTGTGGCAGGCGACGGCATCGCCTGCGACCTGCTCGTGAAGGAGGGGTTTTTCGTGACAGACGAGAAGACGGTCGAGCGCTGCCATCCCACCATGGAGCATCCCGTGGCCATCTGCCTGGGCAGCGGCCTAGGGTCGGTGGCGAGGCTCGTGAAGCCGGTGCGCCGCATCCCGTACGCCGACATCGACGGCTTCCCCGCGGGGGCGCGCCCCGTGGCGGGCCATAGCTTCGAGGCCACCGTGGGCACGCTCGACGGCGTGCCGGTGGTGGTCTACCCGGGCCGCGTGCACCTGTACCAGGGCTACTCCGTGCGCGAGGTGACGAGCCTCGTGCGCCACGCGCACCACCTGGGCTGCCGTGACATCGTGTTCGCCGCCGCGGCCGGCGCCATCGACGGCCAGGCGCCGCTCGGCCTGGGCCTTGTGAGCGACCAGCTCAACCTCACCGGCCAGAACCCCCTCGTGGGCGACGAGGCCCTGCGTGGCGTGGACAACGCCTTCGTGGACATGAGCGACGCCTACACGCCGTACCTGCGCCAGGTGGCCAAGGCCGTGGCCGGGGACCAGGGTGTCGAGCTCTCCGAGGGCGTGCTGGCGGGCATCTCCGGCCCGAGCTTCGAGAGCCCGGCCGAGGCGCGCGCCATGGCGCTCTGCGGCGCCAGCTACACGGCGATGTCCGTGGTCAACGAAGTGGTGCTGGCCCACGCCCTGGGTATGGAGGTGCTGGGCGTCACGCTGTCGGCCAACAAGGCGGGGGCGCCCGGCGTCTCCCACGAGACCGTGCTCTCCTATGCCGAGGGCCACGGGGCGGATTTCGAGGCGCTGCTGAGGGGCGTGCTCACCAGGCTTTGA
- a CDS encoding DegV family protein codes for MTTDNADTVPTKGQAKAEERARKEAERQARKEADARAEERREADERAREEHVRRFRSSRNNVHIIVDSCGDFDPAIAQALNVEVVGFPYVVDGEERTDDLFQSVTAKEFYDSMRRGTYPTTSAVTPGHYYEVFKRAAEQGKPTIYLGFTEALSSSVRAAEEAAQMVRDEHPGFRLAVVDNRCPSAAAQLLAIEAVHQANLGASFDDLVAWVEEARNFIHGFFTLDSFDALARGGRIPASAASLGGKLDIKPELSYDPSGALTFKRMCRGRKKAIRAIVEDFRDASDGERSMPVGIVTADAEKDGDWLEGLLRKEKGCEDMIVVRSSVSPVIGSHVGPGMVALVFWGRDRREHGSLSERIASRVGGRRTKDR; via the coding sequence GTGACCACCGACAACGCTGATACCGTCCCCACCAAGGGGCAGGCCAAGGCCGAGGAGCGCGCCCGCAAGGAGGCGGAGCGCCAGGCCCGCAAGGAGGCCGACGCCCGGGCCGAGGAGCGCCGTGAGGCCGATGAGCGGGCCCGCGAGGAGCACGTGCGCCGCTTCCGCAGCAGCCGCAACAACGTGCACATCATCGTCGACTCGTGCGGCGACTTCGACCCTGCCATCGCCCAGGCCCTCAACGTCGAGGTGGTCGGGTTTCCCTATGTGGTGGACGGCGAGGAGCGCACCGACGACCTGTTCCAATCGGTGACGGCCAAGGAGTTCTACGACTCCATGCGCCGCGGCACCTACCCCACCACGAGTGCCGTGACCCCCGGCCACTACTACGAGGTCTTCAAGCGCGCCGCCGAGCAGGGCAAGCCCACCATCTACCTCGGGTTCACCGAGGCCCTCTCCTCGTCGGTGCGGGCCGCCGAGGAGGCCGCCCAGATGGTGCGCGACGAGCACCCCGGCTTCCGGCTGGCCGTCGTGGACAACCGCTGCCCCTCGGCCGCGGCCCAGCTGCTGGCCATCGAGGCCGTGCACCAGGCCAACCTCGGCGCCTCCTTCGACGACCTCGTGGCTTGGGTGGAGGAGGCCCGCAACTTCATCCACGGCTTCTTCACCCTCGACAGCTTCGACGCCCTGGCCCGCGGCGGCCGTATCCCCGCGTCGGCCGCGAGCCTCGGCGGCAAGCTCGACATCAAGCCGGAGCTCTCCTACGACCCGTCGGGCGCCCTCACCTTCAAGCGCATGTGCCGCGGCCGCAAGAAGGCCATCCGCGCCATCGTGGAGGACTTCCGCGACGCGAGCGACGGCGAGCGCTCCATGCCCGTGGGCATCGTCACCGCCGACGCCGAGAAGGACGGCGACTGGCTCGAGGGGCTGCTGCGCAAGGAGAAGGGCTGCGAGGACATGATCGTGGTACGCAGCTCGGTCTCGCCGGTCATCGGCAGCCATGTGGGCCCGGGTATGGTGGCCCTCGTCTTCTGGGGCCGCGACCGCCGCGAGCACGGCTCGCTCTCGGAGCGCATCGCCTCCAGGGTGGGCGGCCGGCGCACCAAGGACCGCTGA
- a CDS encoding isocitrate/isopropylmalate dehydrogenase family protein has protein sequence MTHDVTLIPGDGIGPEIAAAMEEVVAATGVDVRWRRERAGAQVYEGCGTPLPDSVLEAVAETKVAIKGPTATPVGSGFRSINVALRRAFDLYACVRPCLSMPGDGSRYRDVDLVVVRENTEDLYAGVEFEAGTPEAGHIIASVNERTPGAIRPSSAISVKPISPEGSERIVRYAFEYALSRGRRRVCCVHKANIMKATDGLFMHVAERVAEDYPDIAFECRIVDACCMGLVCDPADFDVLVLPNLYGDIVSDLCAGLIGGLGLAPGANIGSECAIFEATHGSAPDIAGKDMANPTALILSAAMMLDHLGEPGAADAVRDAVREVLAEGTSVTADICRALTDSAEGAVGCAAYGHAVAEAVRARV, from the coding sequence GTGACCCACGACGTCACCCTCATCCCCGGGGACGGCATCGGCCCCGAGATTGCCGCGGCCATGGAGGAGGTCGTCGCCGCCACCGGCGTCGACGTCCGATGGAGGCGCGAGCGCGCGGGGGCCCAGGTCTACGAGGGGTGCGGCACGCCGCTGCCCGACTCGGTGCTCGAGGCCGTCGCCGAGACGAAGGTCGCCATCAAGGGCCCCACCGCCACCCCGGTGGGCTCCGGGTTCCGCTCCATCAACGTGGCCCTGCGCCGCGCGTTCGACCTCTACGCCTGCGTGCGGCCGTGCCTCTCCATGCCCGGGGACGGCAGTCGCTACCGCGACGTGGACCTCGTGGTGGTGCGCGAGAACACCGAGGACCTTTACGCCGGCGTGGAGTTTGAGGCCGGCACCCCCGAGGCGGGGCACATCATCGCCTCGGTGAACGAGCGCACGCCCGGAGCCATCAGGCCCTCCTCGGCCATCTCGGTCAAGCCCATCTCGCCCGAGGGCTCCGAGCGCATCGTGCGCTATGCCTTCGAGTACGCGCTCAGCCGCGGCCGCAGGAGGGTGTGCTGCGTGCACAAGGCCAACATCATGAAGGCCACCGACGGCCTGTTCATGCACGTGGCCGAGCGCGTGGCCGAGGACTATCCCGACATCGCCTTCGAGTGCCGCATCGTGGACGCCTGCTGCATGGGCCTCGTGTGCGACCCGGCGGACTTCGACGTCCTCGTGCTGCCCAACCTTTACGGCGACATCGTGAGCGACCTCTGCGCCGGCCTCATCGGCGGCCTGGGGCTCGCCCCCGGCGCCAACATCGGCAGCGAGTGCGCCATCTTCGAGGCCACCCACGGCTCGGCGCCCGACATCGCCGGCAAGGACATGGCCAACCCCACGGCCCTGATTCTCTCGGCGGCCATGATGCTCGACCACCTGGGGGAGCCCGGCGCCGCCGACGCCGTGCGCGACGCCGTGCGCGAGGTGCTGGCAGAGGGAACGAGCGTCACGGCCGACATCTGCCGCGCCCTCACCGACTCCGCCGAGGGGGCCGTGGGCTGCGCCGCGTACGGGCACGCCGTTGCGGAAGCCGTCAGGGCACGTGTGTAG
- the rsmA gene encoding 16S rRNA (adenine(1518)-N(6)/adenine(1519)-N(6))-dimethyltransferase RsmA → MSFSPLASPGATRAVLEAHGLATKHRLGQNFLVNDHVIGRILDLAEPSPDDLVFEVGPGIGTLTCALLPRAGAVVAVEADRSLAPVLRATCAAWRDSFALVLGDALRVGADDLRRAAASLGLAGVPTDPTMLVANLPYQVAATVILDTLQQMPSVGRCVCMVQKEVADRISAVPGTKAYGAYTVKLGLYAEVTGRFEVGPANFMPPPHVDSSVVRLDRVRPCDPATGEPLTDAQRALCAGVVDAAFAQRRKTIRNSMGARGFDKDAVDAALAAVGIPGTRRAETLSVADFVGLALALEEAS, encoded by the coding sequence GTGAGCTTCTCGCCCCTGGCAAGCCCCGGCGCCACCCGCGCGGTGCTCGAGGCCCACGGCCTGGCCACCAAGCACCGCCTGGGCCAGAACTTCCTGGTGAACGACCACGTCATCGGCAGGATCCTCGACCTTGCCGAGCCCTCCCCCGACGACCTGGTCTTCGAGGTGGGCCCGGGCATCGGCACGCTTACCTGCGCGCTGCTGCCCCGGGCGGGGGCCGTGGTGGCCGTGGAGGCCGACCGCTCCCTCGCCCCGGTGCTCCGGGCCACGTGCGCCGCCTGGCGCGACAGCTTCGCCCTCGTGCTCGGGGACGCCCTCCGGGTGGGGGCCGACGACCTCCGCCGCGCCGCCGCCTCCCTCGGCCTGGCCGGCGTGCCCACGGACCCCACCATGCTCGTGGCCAACCTGCCCTACCAGGTGGCGGCCACGGTGATCCTGGATACTCTGCAGCAGATGCCCTCCGTGGGGCGCTGCGTGTGCATGGTGCAGAAGGAGGTGGCCGACCGCATCTCGGCCGTGCCGGGCACGAAGGCCTACGGCGCCTACACCGTCAAGCTGGGGCTCTACGCGGAGGTCACCGGGCGCTTCGAGGTGGGCCCGGCCAACTTCATGCCTCCCCCGCACGTGGACTCCTCCGTGGTGCGCCTGGACCGCGTGCGGCCCTGCGACCCCGCCACGGGCGAGCCGCTCACGGACGCCCAGCGCGCCCTCTGCGCCGGGGTGGTGGACGCCGCCTTCGCCCAGCGCCGCAAGACCATCCGCAACTCCATGGGCGCCCGCGGCTTCGACAAGGACGCCGTCGACGCGGCCCTCGCCGCCGTCGGGATCCCGGGCACCCGCCGTGCCGAGACCCTCTCCGTGGCCGACTTCGTCGGCCTGGCCCTCGCCCTCGAGGAGGCTTCATGA
- the hpf gene encoding ribosome hibernation-promoting factor, HPF/YfiA family — MAITVYGRKIQVTDALRDHAEQKVGDALKVFDIKPLTADVALRVEHYKSGINEHICEVTVRVRGTVIRVSSAGDDMYAAIDEAARMVTRRMRKYKTKVVERRQRAGRAEGMETVQANTALEAEVLGDEAEADEELVRTKYIEYTKLTEEDALVQADLLGHDFFVFRDMVTGNVHVIYHRRNGGYGILKPEDEREG, encoded by the coding sequence ATGGCAATCACCGTCTATGGACGCAAGATCCAGGTCACCGACGCCCTGCGCGACCACGCCGAGCAGAAGGTCGGCGACGCCCTCAAGGTCTTCGACATCAAGCCCCTCACCGCCGACGTCGCCCTGCGCGTGGAGCACTACAAGAGCGGCATCAACGAGCACATCTGCGAGGTCACCGTGCGCGTGCGCGGCACGGTCATCCGCGTCTCCAGCGCCGGCGACGACATGTACGCCGCCATCGACGAGGCCGCCCGCATGGTCACGCGCCGCATGCGCAAGTACAAGACCAAGGTCGTCGAGCGCCGCCAGCGCGCCGGCCGTGCGGAAGGCATGGAGACCGTCCAGGCCAACACCGCCTTGGAGGCGGAGGTGCTCGGCGACGAGGCCGAGGCCGACGAGGAGCTCGTGCGCACCAAGTACATCGAGTACACCAAGCTCACCGAGGAGGATGCCCTCGTTCAGGCCGACCTCCTGGGCCACGACTTCTTCGTCTTCCGCGACATGGTCACCGGCAACGTCCATGTGATCTACCACCGCAGGAACGGCGGCTACGGCATCCTCAAGCCCGAGGACGAGCGGGAGGGTTGA
- a CDS encoding substrate-binding periplasmic protein, whose translation MSPARSKALGAVLALVLATPLGGCQAPVTTTVDEAQALRSAQAQAQVSVAPPVIQRDGVLRVAVLASAGTPHVMEAADGTLQGIDVDVAAALAQQMGLSLDLVCAPSVEDASAQGADVVLGVGAQDGTGLSVVSSYMEEAVGVFVGDDQGPFDLQDVLGRGVAVVQGSPAQLALASVDVLATAGRPYDDIDSAFEALEQGEVACVACSAYEGAYVALEHPAVDLLGTVDVPRSVGAGVDPSNDALVAAVQEALDAVGSNGVLSVIRSRWVGDLPVLGADSLIELAASGGLADASGSATDPGSDGAFSVPSPGSGDGSSAGSNAVTSIG comes from the coding sequence ATGTCCCCCGCCCGATCCAAGGCCCTTGGGGCCGTCCTCGCCCTCGTGTTGGCGACACCCCTCGGCGGATGCCAGGCGCCGGTCACCACCACCGTGGACGAGGCCCAGGCCCTGCGCAGCGCCCAGGCCCAGGCCCAGGTGTCGGTGGCACCCCCCGTCATCCAGCGGGACGGGGTGCTGAGGGTGGCCGTGCTCGCCAGTGCCGGCACGCCCCATGTCATGGAGGCCGCGGACGGCACGCTCCAGGGCATCGACGTCGACGTGGCGGCGGCCCTCGCCCAGCAGATGGGTCTCTCCCTCGACCTCGTGTGCGCCCCCTCCGTCGAGGACGCCTCGGCCCAGGGGGCAGACGTGGTACTGGGGGTGGGCGCCCAGGACGGCACCGGCCTGTCGGTGGTCTCCAGCTACATGGAGGAGGCCGTGGGGGTCTTCGTGGGCGACGACCAGGGCCCCTTCGACCTCCAGGACGTCCTCGGCCGTGGGGTGGCCGTGGTCCAGGGGTCCCCGGCCCAGCTCGCCCTGGCCTCCGTGGACGTCCTCGCGACGGCGGGGCGCCCCTACGACGACATCGACTCGGCCTTCGAGGCCCTGGAGCAGGGCGAGGTGGCCTGTGTCGCGTGCTCGGCCTACGAGGGGGCCTACGTGGCCCTCGAGCACCCCGCCGTCGACCTCCTCGGCACCGTCGACGTGCCGAGGTCCGTGGGGGCGGGGGTCGACCCGTCCAACGACGCCCTGGTGGCCGCGGTCCAGGAGGCCCTGGACGCGGTGGGGTCGAACGGCGTCCTGAGCGTCATCCGAAGCCGGTGGGTGGGCGACCTGCCCGTCCTCGGCGCCGACTCCCTCATCGAGCTCGCGGCGTCCGGCGGCCTTGCCGACGCCTCGGGCTCTGCGACGGACCCAGGCTCCGACGGTGCCTTCTCGGTGCCGTCCCCGGGGTCGGGCGACGGGTCCTCGGCCGGCTCCAACGCCGTCACGTCCATCGGCTGA
- a CDS encoding TatD family hydrolase — MSAIDDLLDDGELFRDQKGRPRPWPRPLAPLADTHGHLTVFRGHDPARAVARAALAGVRLLVVPADPTEDATDARAFLRSLDGWVEGARSLLAAAAAEGLVPPAFPGAPDLCDNVRVVAGIHPYGAARADDAAMASLSELLADPRCAGVGEIGLDFTCDVPVDVQRDVFCRQLRLARELAVPCELHIRDDRDDPAAAAHAMALEVLDEVGVPEAGVDLHCYTGDPAVMRPFVERGCLAAFGGAVTFKRSDEIRDAACACPLGQMLTETDSPYMAPVPLRGLECEPAMVCLTARCLADVRAECGVSDPAETYAALWKNAARLFPR; from the coding sequence ATGAGCGCCATAGACGACCTGCTCGACGACGGCGAGCTCTTCCGCGACCAGAAGGGGCGTCCGCGCCCATGGCCGCGCCCCCTCGCGCCCCTGGCCGACACCCACGGCCACCTCACGGTCTTCCGCGGCCACGACCCGGCCCGCGCCGTGGCCCGCGCCGCCCTGGCCGGCGTGCGCCTCCTCGTGGTGCCGGCCGACCCCACCGAGGACGCCACGGACGCCCGGGCGTTCCTCCGCTCCCTCGACGGGTGGGTGGAGGGTGCGCGCTCCCTGCTCGCCGCGGCCGCAGCGGAGGGGCTCGTGCCGCCGGCGTTTCCCGGCGCCCCCGACCTCTGCGACAACGTGCGCGTGGTGGCCGGCATCCACCCCTACGGCGCCGCCCGGGCAGACGACGCGGCCATGGCGAGCCTCTCGGAGCTCCTGGCCGACCCCCGCTGCGCGGGCGTGGGCGAGATAGGCCTCGACTTCACCTGCGACGTGCCCGTGGACGTGCAGCGGGACGTCTTTTGCCGCCAGCTGCGGTTGGCCCGCGAGCTCGCCGTGCCCTGCGAGCTGCACATCCGGGACGACCGCGACGACCCGGCGGCCGCCGCCCACGCCATGGCCCTCGAGGTCCTCGACGAGGTGGGGGTGCCCGAGGCCGGGGTGGACCTCCACTGCTACACGGGCGACCCGGCCGTGATGCGCCCCTTCGTGGAGCGCGGCTGCCTCGCGGCCTTCGGCGGCGCCGTCACCTTCAAGCGCTCCGACGAGATCCGCGACGCCGCCTGCGCCTGCCCCCTCGGGCAGATGCTCACCGAAACCGACTCCCCCTACATGGCGCCGGTGCCCCTGCGCGGCTTGGAGTGCGAGCCGGCCATGGTGTGCCTCACGGCCCGCTGCCTCGCCGACGTGCGCGCCGAGTGCGGCGTCTCCGACCCGGCCGAGACCTACGCCGCGCTCTGGAAAAACGCCGCCCGGCTCTTCCCCCGCTGA
- a CDS encoding NAD(P)-dependent oxidoreductase: MRKIERIGFVGCGIMGAPIARHLLEAGFAVTVCTRTPEKARPLLDAGARWAPTPAAACEGAQAVFTMVGMPEDVEEVYLGRDGLLAAAEPGTFLVDLTTSRPELARELSEAASAMDVTAFDCPVTGGQEGAEAGTLTLIAGATEAQAAPLLGALEAFSSRIFWFGRPGAGQAAKLCNQVSLAGAMVGACEAVAFARAQGLPVGEVCEMVGSGMGATRALGAFAAKMEEGDWKPGFKVCHMAKDLGLAVEAADDEGLALPGAETVGTLYRTLAAVGGADLGTQALEVLYEEEADAAAAGLDWSHAALDDEGDGDGCCGGHHHGDGCCGGHHHGHDGCGCSGEGHGH; the protein is encoded by the coding sequence ATGAGAAAGATCGAACGCATCGGCTTCGTGGGCTGCGGCATCATGGGTGCCCCCATCGCCCGGCACCTCCTCGAGGCCGGCTTCGCCGTGACCGTGTGCACCCGCACCCCCGAGAAGGCCCGTCCCCTCCTGGACGCCGGCGCCCGGTGGGCCCCCACCCCCGCGGCGGCCTGCGAGGGTGCCCAGGCGGTCTTCACCATGGTGGGCATGCCGGAGGACGTCGAGGAGGTGTACCTGGGCCGCGACGGTCTCCTGGCCGCCGCCGAGCCGGGCACGTTCCTCGTGGACCTCACCACATCGCGCCCGGAGCTCGCCCGGGAGCTCTCCGAGGCCGCCTCGGCCATGGACGTCACGGCCTTCGACTGCCCGGTCACCGGCGGCCAGGAGGGCGCCGAGGCGGGCACCCTCACCCTCATCGCCGGCGCCACCGAGGCCCAGGCGGCCCCGCTGCTGGGCGCCCTGGAGGCCTTCTCCAGCCGCATCTTCTGGTTCGGGCGCCCCGGCGCCGGCCAGGCGGCCAAGCTCTGCAACCAGGTCTCGCTGGCGGGCGCCATGGTCGGCGCCTGCGAGGCCGTGGCGTTCGCCCGCGCCCAGGGCCTGCCCGTGGGGGAGGTCTGCGAGATGGTGGGTTCCGGCATGGGCGCCACCCGCGCCCTCGGGGCCTTCGCCGCCAAGATGGAGGAGGGCGACTGGAAGCCCGGGTTCAAGGTGTGCCACATGGCCAAGGACCTCGGCCTCGCCGTCGAGGCCGCCGACGACGAGGGACTCGCGCTCCCCGGCGCCGAGACCGTGGGCACCCTGTACCGCACCCTGGCGGCCGTGGGCGGGGCCGACCTCGGCACCCAGGCCCTCGAGGTGCTCTACGAGGAGGAGGCCGACGCCGCGGCGGCCGGCCTCGACTGGTCCCACGCGGCCCTGGACGACGAGGGCGACGGCGACGGCTGCTGCGGCGGCCACCATCACGGCGACGGCTGCTGCGGCGGCCACCACCACGGCCACGACGGCTGCGGCTGCTCCGGGGAGGGCCATGGGCACTGA
- the metG gene encoding methionine--tRNA ligase, translating into MDTVQPSYYITTPIYYVNAAPHLGTSYTSVLADVQARLRRATGHNVMFLTGTDEHGEKVAEAAAEHGMTPQEWCDSLVPAFKELLQLLDVTNDDFIRTTEPRHAEAVRRLMSTIKDNGYIYKGSYDGWYCVPEETYFTDTQVRHADEGRGTEGEHLCPDCGRPLQRVQEESWFFKLSAFRDRLLELYRDNPHFVEPEIRRNEVVSFVEGGLKDLSISRTSFDWGIELPFDDGHVTYVWFDALINYLTAVGYGADEGEFAYRWPAQAHLVGKDIIRFHCVIWPAMLMAAGLPVPEEVFAHGFLTVKNEETGATEKMSKSRGNVVSPATVVDLLGVDGYRYYFMTDVKPGTDGGISWGRMEQVYNTDLANSWGNLVSRTLNMSAKYFDGRTPAMSEGWDTVESPLSQVASGLVDRYLEAMYRFAYDEGAAAVMELVHAANHYIEDMEPWSLAKDPARADELAFVIGSLVEAIRVSAHLLAPLMPTTSAEVLRRLSAGDEVGTCDLKAACAWGGFAQGAPVTKGDALFPRLVAEGAAQKGDKAKAAKGGK; encoded by the coding sequence ATGGACACCGTGCAGCCCTCGTACTACATCACCACCCCCATCTACTACGTCAACGCGGCCCCGCACCTGGGGACCTCCTACACCTCGGTGCTGGCCGACGTCCAGGCGCGCCTGCGCCGCGCCACCGGCCACAACGTGATGTTCCTCACGGGCACCGACGAGCACGGCGAGAAGGTCGCCGAGGCCGCCGCCGAGCACGGCATGACCCCGCAGGAGTGGTGCGACTCCCTCGTGCCCGCCTTCAAGGAGCTCCTCCAGCTGCTCGACGTCACCAACGACGATTTCATCCGCACCACCGAGCCCCGCCACGCCGAGGCCGTCCGGCGCCTCATGTCGACCATCAAGGACAACGGCTACATCTACAAGGGCTCCTACGACGGCTGGTACTGCGTGCCCGAGGAGACCTACTTCACCGACACCCAGGTCCGCCACGCCGACGAGGGGCGCGGGACCGAGGGCGAGCACCTCTGCCCCGACTGCGGCAGACCCCTCCAGCGCGTGCAGGAGGAGAGCTGGTTCTTCAAGCTCAGCGCCTTCCGGGACCGCCTGCTCGAGCTCTACCGCGACAACCCGCACTTCGTGGAGCCCGAGATCCGCCGCAACGAGGTCGTGAGCTTCGTGGAGGGCGGCCTCAAGGACCTCTCCATCAGCCGCACGAGCTTCGACTGGGGTATCGAGCTGCCCTTCGACGACGGCCACGTCACCTACGTCTGGTTCGACGCCCTCATCAACTACCTCACCGCCGTGGGCTACGGCGCCGACGAGGGGGAGTTCGCCTACCGCTGGCCCGCCCAGGCGCACCTCGTGGGCAAGGACATCATCCGCTTCCACTGCGTGATCTGGCCCGCCATGCTCATGGCCGCGGGGCTCCCGGTGCCCGAGGAGGTCTTCGCCCACGGCTTCCTCACCGTCAAGAACGAGGAGACCGGCGCCACCGAGAAGATGTCCAAGAGCCGCGGCAACGTCGTCTCGCCCGCCACCGTGGTGGACCTGCTCGGCGTGGACGGCTACCGCTACTACTTCATGACCGACGTCAAGCCCGGCACCGACGGTGGTATCTCCTGGGGCCGCATGGAGCAGGTCTACAACACCGACCTCGCCAACTCCTGGGGCAACCTCGTGAGCCGCACGCTCAACATGAGCGCCAAGTACTTCGACGGGAGGACCCCCGCCATGTCCGAGGGCTGGGACACCGTCGAGAGCCCGCTCTCCCAGGTGGCCTCCGGACTCGTGGACCGCTACCTCGAGGCCATGTACCGCTTCGCCTACGACGAGGGCGCCGCGGCCGTCATGGAGCTCGTGCACGCGGCCAACCACTACATCGAGGACATGGAGCCCTGGAGCCTGGCCAAGGACCCGGCGCGCGCCGACGAGCTGGCCTTCGTCATCGGCTCGCTCGTGGAGGCCATCCGCGTCTCGGCCCATCTGCTCGCCCCGCTCATGCCCACCACCTCCGCCGAGGTGCTGCGCCGCCTGTCCGCCGGGGACGAGGTGGGCACCTGCGACCTCAAGGCCGCCTGCGCCTGGGGCGGCTTCGCCCAGGGCGCCCCGGTGACCAAGGGCGACGCGCTGTTCCCGCGCCTCGTGGCCGAGGGCGCCGCCCAGAAGGGCGACAAGGCCAAGGCCGCCAAGGGGGGCAAGTGA
- a CDS encoding ComF family protein, giving the protein MDVSAGLAGAAELARDLLWPARCAGCDGPGNLLCDRCRLRLPWIDQRFCCPVCGAPGGWLVCTECDGSWETEASVSAFSLEGPASRMVKVYKDGHERRLAPVLAAACACALDEASAWDRGRVDPGSLDALCFVPSTAEAFRRRGFDPMADVAACLSAMEGVPLADALFRGHAADQRSLGRGERAANVAGTFSCAQDVSGCRLLLVDDVVTTGASVREAARSLLAAGAAGVWTVSVARTW; this is encoded by the coding sequence ATGGACGTCTCCGCAGGCCTCGCGGGTGCGGCCGAACTGGCCCGGGACCTGCTCTGGCCCGCCCGCTGTGCCGGGTGCGACGGCCCCGGCAACTTGCTCTGCGATCGCTGCCGGCTCAGGCTTCCTTGGATAGACCAGCGCTTCTGTTGCCCCGTGTGCGGTGCGCCCGGGGGCTGGCTCGTGTGCACGGAGTGCGACGGCTCGTGGGAGACAGAGGCCTCCGTCTCGGCCTTCTCCTTGGAAGGGCCCGCCTCCCGCATGGTCAAGGTGTACAAGGACGGCCACGAGCGCCGGCTCGCCCCGGTGCTGGCCGCCGCGTGCGCCTGCGCTCTCGACGAGGCCTCGGCCTGGGACCGCGGCCGCGTGGACCCGGGTTCGCTGGACGCCCTGTGCTTCGTGCCCTCCACGGCCGAGGCGTTCCGGCGCCGCGGGTTCGACCCCATGGCCGACGTCGCGGCGTGCCTCTCCGCCATGGAGGGCGTCCCGCTGGCCGACGCGCTCTTCCGTGGCCACGCCGCCGACCAGCGCTCGCTGGGGAGGGGGGAGCGGGCCGCCAACGTGGCCGGGACGTTCTCGTGCGCCCAGGACGTGTCCGGCTGCCGCCTGCTCCTCGTGGACGACGTGGTCACCACCGGCGCCTCGGTGCGCGAGGCGGCCCGGTCTCTGCTCGCCGCCGGCGCCGCGGGCGTGTGGACCGTTTCCGTGGCCCGCACGTGGTGA